One genomic region from Biomphalaria glabrata chromosome 7, xgBioGlab47.1, whole genome shotgun sequence encodes:
- the LOC129927304 gene encoding keratin-associated protein 4-3-like translates to MLQNVAESCRMLQNVAESCRMLKCDRLKCDRLKCDRPKCDRLKCDRPKCDRPKCDRPKCDRLKCDRPKCDRLKCDRLKCDRLKCDRLKCDRLKCDRLKCDRLKCDRPKCDRLKCDRPK, encoded by the exons ATGTTGCAGAATGTTGCAGAATCTTGCAGAATGTTGCAGAATGTTGCAGAATCCTGCAGAAT GCTGAAATGTGACAGGCTGAAATGTGACAGGCTGAAATGTGACAGGCCGAAATGTGACAGGCTGAAATGTGACAGGCCGAAATGTGACAGGCCGAAATGTGACAGGCCGAAATGTGACAGGCTGAAATGTGACAGGCCGAAATGTGACAGGCTGAAATGTGACAGGCTGAAATGTGACAGGCTGAAATGTGACAGGCTGAAATGTGACAGGCTGAAATGTGACAGGCTGAAATGTGACAGGCTGAAATGTGACAGGCCGAAATGTGACAGACTAAAATGTGACAGGCCGAAATGA